A single window of Methylomarinum sp. Ch1-1 DNA harbors:
- a CDS encoding LysR family transcriptional regulator, protein MQDLNDLYYYVQTVDHGGFAPAGRALGMPKSKLSRRIAQLEDRLGVRLIQRSTRHFIVTEVGQTYYEHCKAMLVEADAAQAAIDTVHAEPCGVIRLTCPVALLHAHVGAMLADFMMRYPQITIYLEATNRRVDLLSEGVDVAIRVRPPPLEDSDLIMRVLSDRGQCLVASPTLVQQFGLPVVPADLNVWPSLGLGTPQQSHSWQLHGANGAEAVLHHNPRFVTTDMIALRNAAVTGVGVVQLPVLMVREQLAEGVLLTLLPEWAPCREIIHAVFPSRRGLLPSVRALVDYMADRYRSFEED, encoded by the coding sequence ATGCAGGATTTGAACGACCTTTACTACTATGTGCAAACGGTTGACCATGGCGGCTTTGCCCCGGCAGGCCGCGCATTGGGCATGCCCAAATCCAAACTCAGTCGTCGCATAGCCCAACTGGAAGACCGTTTGGGCGTGCGTTTGATTCAACGCTCGACACGTCATTTCATCGTCACGGAAGTCGGGCAAACCTACTACGAACATTGCAAGGCGATGTTGGTGGAGGCTGACGCGGCGCAAGCGGCCATCGATACCGTGCATGCCGAGCCTTGCGGCGTGATCCGCCTAACTTGCCCGGTGGCGCTTTTGCATGCCCATGTCGGCGCAATGCTGGCCGATTTCATGATGCGTTACCCACAGATCACAATCTATCTGGAAGCCACCAACCGTAGGGTCGATTTGCTAAGCGAAGGGGTCGATGTGGCGATTCGTGTGCGGCCACCACCGCTAGAAGACAGTGATCTGATTATGCGGGTATTGTCTGATCGAGGCCAATGTCTGGTGGCCAGTCCCACACTGGTTCAGCAGTTTGGTTTGCCGGTCGTGCCTGCCGATTTGAATGTCTGGCCAAGCTTGGGACTAGGTACACCACAGCAAAGCCATAGTTGGCAATTGCATGGAGCAAATGGTGCCGAAGCTGTTTTACATCATAATCCACGCTTTGTAACAACAGACATGATCGCATTGAGGAATGCGGCCGTGACTGGTGTTGGCGTTGTGCAACTACCGGTACTAATGGTGCGGGAGCAGTTGGCTGAAGGGGTTTTGTTAACGCTGCTTCCCGAATGGGCACCATGCCGGGAAATTATCCACGCAGTGTTCCCGTCACGGCGCGGTCTGTTGCCATCAGTTCGAGCATTGGTAGACTATATGGCTGATCGCTATCGGTCCTTCGAGGAAGATTGA
- a CDS encoding cupin domain-containing protein — MQAENTPKPKGLDGAEIARASELVDYQDGSIVSREIVKKPTGNVTIFAFDEGQGLSEHTAPFDALVHVFEGEAEVSIAGKPNHLQGGDMILIPAQQPHSLKALKQFKMILTMIRS; from the coding sequence ATGCAAGCAGAAAACACACCCAAACCCAAAGGACTCGACGGCGCCGAAATCGCCAGGGCCAGCGAGTTGGTGGACTACCAGGATGGCTCCATTGTTAGCCGCGAAATTGTCAAAAAGCCAACGGGTAACGTGACAATCTTCGCGTTCGATGAAGGACAAGGCCTGAGCGAACATACGGCGCCCTTCGATGCCCTTGTGCATGTGTTCGAAGGTGAAGCGGAAGTCAGTATTGCAGGCAAACCAAATCACTTGCAAGGAGGCGATATGATTCTCATACCCGCGCAGCAACCGCACAGTCTTAAGGCGCTGAAGCAATTCAAGATGATTCTTACGATGATTCGATCCTGA
- a CDS encoding nitric-oxide reductase large subunit, with protein sequence MNVAAHPLTAVDSALSPWWLRTVLIVMALGFVGLIAITSLAYRNAPPIPKQVLDAQGLLLFSGDEISEGQAIFLKYGLMNNGSIWGHGAYLGPDYSAEALHRIGEDTATTIAQQQYQQPLSALTPGQLAAVYAQTAVELKANHYDATSATLRLTQAETAAYHKQIAYWTEYFLNPERNGGLQRGLISDPTELQRFSAFVTWTAWASVTNRPDKNYSYTNNFPYDPSVGNTAVPGALLWSALSLIVLLAGIGIVLLMFGKFDYLGWISTGQHVHPHLLPGQASTGQLALVKFFVVVALLFLAQTLVGGATAHYRVDPGSFYGLELEAIFPSNLMRTWHLQLAVFWIATAFVAAALFLGRSLRNDEPRWFAGWVHLLFGAFVVVIGGSLLGEWAGISQMLGQWWFWLGNQGWEYLELGRLWQYLLIVGLLVWFTLLLKLVQPESLCEPVAKPLIRLFLLASLAIPLFYIPALFYGAKTNFTVVDTWRFWIIHLWVEGFFEFFATTLVALIFYQLGLTRLNVALRVIYLDAILYFAGGLIGTGHHWYFSGQSSINMAMSAMVSVLEVVPLTLLTLDAWDFVRTTRADCDVCGKSVAIPHKWTFYFLMAVGFWNFVGAGIFGFLINLPIVSYYEVGTQLTPNHGHAAMMGVFGMLALALMVFVLRQTSSDTRWVGIEKYVKLGFWGSNVGLALMLILSLFPGGVLQVWDVVQHGYWHARSLDYIGSERSRLIEWLRLPGDLVFILLGAVPLLTASIKGWLGVHRQLEQV encoded by the coding sequence ATGAATGTTGCCGCACATCCCCTAACTGCAGTGGATTCCGCGCTTTCTCCCTGGTGGCTACGCACGGTGTTGATCGTGATGGCGCTGGGCTTTGTGGGACTAATCGCCATCACATCGTTGGCCTATCGCAATGCCCCGCCGATCCCCAAACAGGTACTTGATGCACAAGGGCTACTGTTGTTTAGCGGTGACGAAATAAGTGAGGGCCAGGCAATCTTCCTCAAATACGGATTGATGAACAACGGCAGTATCTGGGGCCATGGTGCTTACCTGGGACCGGATTATTCGGCCGAGGCACTGCACCGTATCGGCGAAGATACCGCCACGACCATTGCGCAGCAGCAATACCAACAGCCACTTTCCGCACTGACGCCCGGCCAATTGGCGGCTGTGTATGCGCAAACAGCAGTCGAGCTAAAAGCCAATCATTATGATGCCACCAGCGCAACGCTGCGTTTGACTCAAGCGGAGACAGCCGCCTACCATAAGCAGATTGCTTACTGGACGGAATATTTTCTGAACCCCGAACGTAACGGCGGGCTCCAGCGCGGCCTGATCAGCGATCCCACTGAATTACAGCGGTTTTCCGCCTTCGTTACCTGGACGGCCTGGGCCTCGGTGACCAACCGCCCCGACAAGAACTACTCCTACACCAACAATTTTCCGTATGACCCTAGCGTCGGTAATACAGCCGTTCCCGGCGCACTGTTGTGGAGTGCATTGAGTCTTATCGTATTGCTGGCCGGCATTGGCATCGTACTGTTGATGTTCGGCAAATTCGATTATCTGGGTTGGATTAGCACCGGACAGCATGTACACCCCCATCTGCTACCGGGTCAAGCCAGCACCGGCCAGCTGGCACTGGTGAAATTTTTTGTGGTGGTCGCTTTGCTCTTTCTTGCCCAGACTTTGGTGGGCGGTGCAACGGCGCACTATCGCGTCGATCCCGGCAGTTTTTACGGCCTTGAACTGGAGGCCATATTTCCCAGCAATCTGATGCGTACCTGGCATCTGCAATTAGCCGTTTTCTGGATCGCTACCGCCTTTGTCGCCGCGGCCTTGTTTCTCGGCCGATCGCTACGCAACGATGAACCACGCTGGTTTGCCGGCTGGGTTCATCTGCTATTCGGTGCTTTCGTCGTGGTCATAGGCGGCAGTCTGTTAGGCGAGTGGGCGGGTATTTCACAAATGCTGGGTCAATGGTGGTTCTGGCTTGGCAACCAGGGTTGGGAATACCTGGAACTCGGCCGTCTGTGGCAGTACCTGCTTATCGTCGGTCTGCTGGTTTGGTTTACGCTTTTATTAAAACTAGTGCAGCCGGAATCCTTGTGTGAGCCAGTCGCAAAACCTTTGATAAGGCTGTTTCTGCTGGCTTCCCTGGCAATTCCGCTGTTCTACATACCGGCACTATTTTATGGCGCCAAGACTAACTTCACCGTGGTCGATACCTGGCGTTTTTGGATCATTCATCTATGGGTCGAAGGTTTCTTTGAATTCTTCGCCACCACATTGGTGGCATTGATATTTTATCAACTGGGACTTACCCGGCTTAATGTTGCGCTGCGAGTGATTTACCTCGATGCCATTTTATATTTCGCTGGCGGCCTGATCGGCACCGGCCATCACTGGTATTTTTCTGGCCAGAGCAGCATCAACATGGCAATGTCGGCCATGGTCTCGGTACTGGAAGTGGTGCCGCTGACACTGCTAACCCTGGACGCCTGGGATTTTGTCCGCACTACACGTGCTGACTGCGATGTTTGCGGCAAATCAGTCGCCATACCGCATAAATGGACATTCTACTTTTTGATGGCTGTCGGCTTCTGGAACTTCGTCGGCGCAGGCATTTTCGGCTTTCTAATCAACCTGCCTATCGTCAGCTACTATGAGGTGGGCACCCAACTGACGCCCAACCATGGTCATGCCGCGATGATGGGCGTATTTGGCATGTTGGCATTGGCGCTGATGGTCTTCGTGTTGCGCCAGACCAGCAGTGATACGCGCTGGGTCGGCATTGAGAAATACGTTAAGCTCGGATTTTGGGGCAGCAATGTCGGTCTGGCTCTGATGTTAATCTTGAGCTTGTTCCCCGGCGGCGTGCTACAGGTCTGGGATGTTGTTCAGCATGGTTATTGGCACGCGCGCAGCCTTGACTACATTGGCAGCGAGCGGTCGCGCCTGATTGAATGGCTACGACTGCCCGGTGACTTGGTGTTTATTCTATTGGGTGCCGTACCGTTGCTTACAGCGTCCATCAAAGGATGGTTGGGGGTGCATCGACAGCTTGAGCAGGTTTGA
- a CDS encoding cytochrome P450, which produces MNDKKTPDWDPRSEDVLRDQRMAYDQMREHCPVAHSELMGWSLFRHEDITRALHDHETFSNAVSEHLSVPNGMDPPEHTIYRRLIETYFVPERMDAFEPLCREIVLTLVRSALARGEVELINDFAQPFAVRVQCAFLGWPTALHEPLIRWIINKHEATLAQNRQALAELAREFEEFIDVTLETCRHAGAKSDSNVTSALIQDTVGGQPLRREEIASILRNWTVGEIGTISAAVGLLVHYLALHTELQMQLRAEPDILPTAIDEILRIHAPLVANRRITTHPVKIGGRELGTGERISLNWMAANRDGRVFEAPDTFRLDRDPSKNLLYGAGIHACPGAPLARMELRVVIEELLKHSTSIELVADQSPTNSRYPASGFCTLPLKIQ; this is translated from the coding sequence ATGAACGATAAGAAAACGCCCGATTGGGATCCGAGATCGGAAGATGTCCTGCGTGACCAGCGTATGGCCTATGATCAAATGCGTGAACATTGCCCCGTTGCGCATAGCGAGCTCATGGGGTGGTCGCTGTTCCGGCATGAGGATATTACTCGCGCGCTGCATGATCATGAAACATTCAGCAACGCGGTATCCGAACACCTCTCCGTACCTAACGGGATGGATCCCCCTGAACACACTATATATCGCCGTCTGATTGAGACTTATTTTGTCCCAGAACGTATGGACGCCTTTGAACCCCTGTGTCGGGAGATTGTCCTGACTTTGGTACGAAGCGCCCTTGCCCGTGGCGAGGTAGAGCTGATTAACGATTTTGCCCAGCCTTTCGCGGTACGTGTCCAATGCGCCTTTCTCGGTTGGCCGACTGCTTTGCACGAACCGTTGATTCGCTGGATTATTAACAAACACGAGGCAACCCTGGCACAGAATAGACAGGCACTTGCAGAACTCGCGCGCGAGTTCGAAGAGTTCATTGACGTCACGCTGGAAACCTGTCGCCACGCCGGGGCAAAGTCTGACAGCAATGTCACCTCCGCCCTGATACAGGATACAGTTGGGGGGCAGCCGTTAAGGCGCGAAGAAATTGCCAGCATTCTGCGGAACTGGACCGTCGGAGAGATTGGTACTATTTCCGCTGCCGTTGGCCTACTTGTCCACTATCTTGCACTGCATACTGAGCTGCAGATGCAATTACGCGCTGAGCCAGATATTTTGCCCACCGCAATCGACGAAATTCTTCGAATTCACGCTCCTTTGGTAGCTAACCGGCGCATCACAACCCACCCCGTGAAAATCGGCGGTCGAGAGTTGGGAACCGGCGAGCGAATCTCTCTTAACTGGATGGCTGCAAACCGAGACGGACGTGTTTTTGAAGCGCCGGACACTTTTCGTCTGGACCGTGACCCCAGCAAGAATCTTCTCTATGGCGCCGGGATCCACGCATGTCCCGGGGCACCGTTGGCTCGTATGGAATTACGAGTGGTAATTGAAGAGCTGCTGAAACATAGCACCTCGATCGAGTTGGTAGCGGATCAATCACCGACTAACAGCCGCTATCCAGCAAGCGGATTTTGCACATTGCCCTTGAAGATCCAATAA
- a CDS encoding rubredoxin: MIFKKYQCRECEHIYDEAKGDPDSGLAPGTRWADIPDDWSCPICGAPKDFFKLME; the protein is encoded by the coding sequence CTGATATTTAAAAAATATCAATGCAGGGAATGCGAACATATCTACGATGAAGCAAAAGGTGATCCTGATAGTGGCCTTGCTCCCGGAACCCGTTGGGCCGACATACCGGATGACTGGTCTTGTCCGATCTGTGGAGCACCTAAAGATTTTTTTAAACTGATGGAATAA
- a CDS encoding IS701 family transposase, which yields MFILRDLLRPLQAHFSETDLGRERASLFVYTLLAVIVPFTSSMSSNLWRALETLFGIEIKQKRFYTFMASSTLPWERLWTTLWGLIPSPTTDGRLLIGLDDFINLKVGQHIFGCASIFDHAAKANQSRYPWAQNVVSIGLLKQVKGRWACLFLGFRFYLPRHMIAEQKETAKIKGQVAPFQSKLTQAAELLIAVAGHFASTPMLAVTDSWFGNQGLWKPVRQTVGERFHLLSRLRSNQVLYALPDARSADAKTRGRPRKYGQRLGTVTDRAHALRQQTAAYQVNLYGKVREVLAVEKTVMLKTLKCPIKVVWVFRKTQWVALFTTDLDLSVTQVIEYYGARWKIESGFKELKQDIGSQKCQSRNAQAVINHLHFCMMATTVTWMYADRIKADPQRRHKVKGRTSFAFSDVRRLIAEASLSEDFDRLCHKPTNPMKNSLVAVLLRMVA from the coding sequence ATGTTCATTTTACGCGATCTTCTCCGCCCTCTCCAAGCCCATTTTTCCGAGACTGATCTGGGACGGGAGCGAGCTTCTTTGTTTGTCTACACGCTGCTCGCCGTGATTGTTCCGTTTACCTCATCGATGTCGTCTAATTTATGGCGGGCCTTGGAGACTTTGTTCGGGATCGAGATTAAGCAAAAGCGGTTCTATACCTTCATGGCTTCGTCGACACTGCCCTGGGAAAGGCTTTGGACGACGCTGTGGGGATTGATTCCGTCCCCCACGACCGATGGCCGCTTATTGATTGGCTTGGACGATTTTATCAACCTCAAAGTGGGTCAACACATTTTCGGCTGCGCGTCGATTTTCGATCATGCCGCCAAAGCGAATCAAAGCCGTTACCCCTGGGCGCAAAATGTGGTGTCGATCGGCTTACTGAAGCAGGTCAAAGGTCGTTGGGCCTGTTTGTTTTTGGGCTTTCGTTTTTACTTACCCCGTCACATGATCGCCGAACAAAAGGAAACCGCCAAAATCAAAGGCCAAGTCGCGCCGTTTCAAAGCAAACTCACGCAAGCGGCGGAATTGCTAATCGCCGTCGCCGGTCACTTTGCTTCGACACCAATGCTGGCGGTCACCGACAGCTGGTTTGGGAATCAGGGGTTATGGAAGCCGGTGCGCCAAACGGTAGGCGAACGTTTTCACCTGTTATCCCGATTGCGCAGCAACCAGGTGCTCTATGCGCTCCCCGACGCCCGGTCCGCCGATGCCAAGACACGCGGACGCCCCCGTAAATACGGCCAGCGTCTGGGGACCGTGACCGACCGAGCGCACGCGCTCCGGCAGCAAACTGCTGCCTATCAGGTTAACCTGTATGGCAAAGTACGCGAAGTACTGGCGGTTGAGAAAACCGTCATGCTGAAGACCTTAAAATGCCCCATCAAGGTCGTGTGGGTGTTTCGTAAAACCCAGTGGGTCGCCTTGTTTACGACCGATCTCGACTTGTCGGTCACCCAGGTCATCGAATATTATGGCGCTCGCTGGAAGATCGAGTCCGGCTTTAAAGAACTCAAGCAAGACATTGGCAGTCAAAAATGCCAGAGCCGGAATGCCCAGGCCGTGATAAACCACCTGCATTTCTGTATGATGGCCACCACGGTCACCTGGATGTACGCCGATCGCATCAAAGCGGATCCGCAACGTCGGCACAAGGTCAAGGGGCGGACGAGTTTCGCCTTTTCCGATGTCCGGCGCCTCATCGCCGAAGCCTCACTGAGTGAAGATTTTGATAGGCTTTGCCATAAACCCACCAATCCCATGAAAAATTCGCTGGTCGCGGTGTTGTTACGCATGGTGGCTTGA
- a CDS encoding ferredoxin--NADP reductase: MSNYTVKLKFNREIAEGTMAFHFEKPAGLSFKAGQFGNLTLINPTETDAEGNTRAFSFASAPYEDELIFATRMRDTAFKRVLKTMQPGAEVMLDGPYGSFTLHNKASAPAVFLTGGIGVTPVRSIVLQAIHDGVPHRILVFYANRRPEDAAFLDDLSVVHAANPNYTFIGTMAEMEKSSREWDGETGFINKAMLLKFIDDLALPIFYLDGPAPMVKAMRDMLSEAGVDEDNIRTEEFSGY, from the coding sequence ATGTCCAACTACACCGTCAAACTGAAGTTCAACCGCGAAATTGCTGAAGGAACCATGGCGTTTCATTTTGAAAAGCCTGCCGGTTTAAGCTTCAAAGCAGGTCAATTCGGCAATCTGACGCTGATAAACCCCACTGAAACCGATGCCGAAGGCAACACACGAGCATTTTCATTTGCCAGCGCCCCTTACGAAGACGAGCTTATTTTTGCGACCCGCATGCGCGACACGGCGTTCAAGCGGGTATTAAAAACCATGCAGCCCGGCGCCGAGGTGATGCTGGATGGGCCTTATGGTTCGTTTACCTTACATAATAAAGCCAGTGCCCCGGCTGTTTTTCTGACCGGCGGTATAGGCGTCACACCGGTCAGAAGCATTGTGCTGCAAGCCATTCATGATGGGGTACCGCACCGAATCCTGGTTTTTTATGCTAATCGAAGACCGGAAGATGCGGCCTTTCTGGACGATTTGTCCGTGGTACACGCTGCCAACCCAAACTATACCTTTATCGGCACCATGGCCGAGATGGAAAAATCCAGTCGCGAGTGGGATGGTGAAACAGGCTTTATCAATAAAGCCATGCTGCTGAAGTTCATCGACGATCTGGCCCTACCCATTTTTTACCTAGACGGCCCTGCGCCGATGGTAAAGGCGATGCGTGACATGTTGAGCGAAGCGGGTGTCGATGAAGACAACATCCGCACGGAAGAGTTTTCAGGTTACTGA
- a CDS encoding BrnT family toxin, with protein sequence MSHYSFDWDPRKDAANRKKHDVSFQEAKTAFTDEFARLIADPDHSEEEDRFILLGTSIHSRLLVVCHCVRDGEIIRIISARKANRRERNTYEGYRHA encoded by the coding sequence ATGAGCCATTATTCCTTTGACTGGGATCCTCGCAAGGATGCCGCTAATCGCAAGAAGCATGACGTCTCGTTCCAGGAGGCCAAAACTGCCTTTACGGATGAGTTCGCACGTCTTATAGCTGACCCAGACCATTCTGAAGAGGAGGACCGGTTCATTCTCCTCGGCACAAGCATTCATTCTCGCTTACTGGTGGTGTGCCACTGCGTTAGGGACGGTGAAATCATTCGAATTATCTCCGCCCGCAAGGCAAATAGGCGAGAACGAAATACTTATGAAGGGTACAGACATGCGTGA
- a CDS encoding UPF0149 family protein: MKAVIAGRMISGWCFVNKPKQNLLSPLTETELDELEQFLMSSATSDETMQIEALDGYLTAIAIGPTTLSFDQWFSRIWGPNKEDMPKFASQDEAQHIIGLIIRHFNSIITVLEHDPDGLEPIFKSFISPDGEECLDGEMWAYGFIDGVNLCQQDWQPLVEDPAGKDAFLPLFLLGSDEISPEQEKLVETRMQTAALSEYIPESIAFIYRFWQPYRLAMLERSVAKQAKRDGVKVGRNDPCPCGSGKKFKKCCGAALH, from the coding sequence ATGAAGGCGGTTATTGCGGGGCGAATGATAAGCGGTTGGTGCTTTGTGAATAAGCCTAAGCAAAACCTATTATCGCCGCTTACCGAAACGGAACTTGATGAACTTGAGCAATTTTTAATGAGTAGCGCAACATCAGATGAAACCATGCAGATAGAGGCATTGGATGGCTATCTGACGGCTATTGCCATTGGTCCTACGACATTATCATTTGACCAATGGTTTTCACGCATTTGGGGTCCAAACAAAGAAGATATGCCGAAATTTGCTTCACAGGATGAGGCTCAGCACATCATTGGTCTCATCATTCGGCACTTCAATAGCATCATTACCGTGCTGGAACATGATCCTGATGGTTTGGAACCGATCTTTAAGAGTTTTATTTCGCCCGATGGTGAGGAATGTCTCGATGGCGAGATGTGGGCTTATGGCTTTATAGATGGGGTTAATTTGTGTCAGCAGGATTGGCAACCCTTGGTTGAAGACCCAGCGGGTAAGGATGCTTTTTTACCACTATTCTTATTGGGTTCCGATGAGATTTCGCCTGAGCAGGAAAAATTGGTCGAAACCCGCATGCAAACCGCCGCACTGTCCGAATACATTCCGGAAAGTATCGCTTTCATTTATCGGTTCTGGCAACCCTACCGGCTAGCCATGCTGGAACGCTCGGTTGCTAAACAAGCAAAGAGAGATGGCGTCAAGGTTGGCCGGAACGATCCTTGCCCCTGCGGCAGCGGCAAGAAATTCAAGAAATGCTGCGGTGCGGCTTTGCATTGA
- a CDS encoding DUF6448 family protein yields MAKRNYLNRIIVTFFGIVILFTVLSENAFAHCDTLDGPVVQTARIALEKGDVTPLFKWVQADDEKEIRTAFQKTIAVRAKGAEAKELADMYFFETLVRIHRAGEGAPYTGLKPGEAVDPAVALADSALETGSVDKLVDVLTEAMANGIRERFQHTKETQKHADDSVAAGREFVKAYVIFTHYAEGLHATIKANADHHFGEANSQSGHDHK; encoded by the coding sequence ATGGCTAAAAGAAACTATTTGAATCGTATCATAGTGACATTTTTTGGGATCGTAATTTTATTCACAGTATTGAGTGAAAACGCCTTTGCACATTGCGACACGCTTGATGGCCCAGTGGTACAAACAGCAAGGATAGCGCTTGAAAAAGGCGATGTAACACCACTGTTTAAATGGGTGCAGGCCGATGATGAAAAAGAGATTCGAACCGCTTTCCAAAAGACCATCGCAGTTCGTGCCAAGGGCGCCGAGGCCAAAGAATTAGCTGATATGTACTTCTTCGAAACTCTGGTTCGCATTCATCGTGCTGGTGAAGGAGCGCCATATACCGGTTTGAAACCGGGTGAAGCTGTGGATCCAGCCGTCGCCTTAGCCGACAGTGCTTTGGAAACAGGGTCGGTTGACAAGCTCGTCGATGTCTTAACAGAAGCCATGGCCAATGGCATTCGCGAGCGTTTTCAGCACACTAAGGAAACTCAGAAGCACGCCGATGACTCCGTGGCGGCCGGTCGTGAATTTGTCAAAGCCTATGTCATCTTCACGCATTATGCGGAAGGCTTGCACGCTACGATAAAAGCAAATGCCGACCACCATTTTGGGGAAGCTAACAGCCAAAGTGGGCATGATCACAAGTAA
- a CDS encoding BrnA antitoxin family protein, which translates to MRDHYDFSDSVKNPYAKKLKKQVTIRLDEDTVAYFKNLAEKKDLPYQSLINLYLRDCAQSHKDLKIEWQ; encoded by the coding sequence ATGCGTGATCATTACGATTTTTCCGATTCCGTTAAGAATCCATACGCTAAGAAGCTCAAGAAGCAGGTTACGATCCGGCTGGATGAAGATACCGTTGCGTACTTCAAAAATCTTGCTGAGAAAAAGGACCTTCCGTATCAAAGCCTTATCAACCTATACCTGCGTGATTGCGCTCAGTCACACAAGGATCTGAAAATTGAGTGGCAGTGA
- a CDS encoding cupin domain-containing protein, which produces MATHHASSNEVVDLATWAQDVPNEKSKVIMKTDDMELVRLALPAGKEFADHKVSGPIVVHCISGKIEFVAMQTTQALTSGQLVYLMPDEPHAVKAVLDSVVLLTIIFKA; this is translated from the coding sequence ATGGCTACACATCACGCATCATCCAATGAAGTTGTTGACTTGGCAACTTGGGCACAAGACGTCCCGAATGAAAAATCAAAAGTCATTATGAAAACAGACGACATGGAACTTGTCCGCCTGGCTCTTCCGGCGGGTAAAGAATTTGCAGATCACAAAGTTTCAGGACCTATCGTGGTTCATTGCATAAGCGGAAAAATTGAGTTTGTAGCCATGCAGACAACACAAGCATTAACATCCGGCCAGCTAGTTTATTTAATGCCGGACGAACCGCACGCCGTGAAAGCCGTGCTGGATTCAGTGGTGCTACTCACAATCATCTTTAAAGCCTAA
- a CDS encoding uracil-DNA glycosylase family protein, protein MYHYSLFACHEERHSMSSFESLLTEVQDCRICAAHLPHGPRPILQMHPQARILIASQAPGTKVHESGIPFDDASGDRLREWMGVTREVFYDSKQIAILPMGLCFPGTGKYGDLPPRPECAETWRDQLLGHLHHLEVTLIVGQYAQAYHINEVRASLTETVRGWQSHWPKIVPLPHPSPRNNIWLSQNPWFEKELLPMLKQRITEALER, encoded by the coding sequence ATGTACCACTACAGTTTGTTCGCCTGTCATGAGGAACGTCACTCCATGAGTTCATTTGAATCTTTGCTAACCGAAGTGCAAGACTGCCGTATTTGCGCAGCACATCTGCCGCATGGACCCCGGCCCATTCTACAGATGCACCCGCAAGCTCGTATATTGATTGCCAGCCAAGCACCAGGAACAAAAGTTCATGAATCCGGAATACCTTTCGATGATGCCAGCGGTGATCGTTTGCGTGAGTGGATGGGGGTGACGCGCGAAGTCTTTTACGACTCGAAACAGATCGCAATTCTGCCAATGGGTCTTTGTTTTCCCGGCACGGGTAAATACGGTGACCTTCCGCCACGGCCCGAATGCGCGGAGACATGGCGCGATCAACTTCTCGGTCACCTGCACCATCTTGAAGTGACGTTGATTGTTGGACAGTATGCACAGGCGTATCACATCAACGAAGTACGAGCCTCACTTACCGAGACGGTTCGTGGCTGGCAATCCCATTGGCCCAAGATAGTCCCCCTTCCGCATCCAAGTCCGCGAAATAATATTTGGCTTAGCCAAAATCCGTGGTTCGAGAAGGAGTTGCTCCCTATGCTTAAGCAGCGAATAACCGAGGCGCTCGAAAGATAA
- a CDS encoding DUF488 domain-containing protein: protein MMQQPKQHYRFRIKRVYELPDKHDGRRILVDRLWPRGLTKEKASIDLWLKDIAPSTELRKWFDHDPGRWEAFKERYLDELKGNHEQIQRLKQELDKGIVTLVYAAKDEEHNQAIVIQENDWLFL, encoded by the coding sequence ATGATGCAACAGCCAAAACAACATTATCGGTTCAGGATTAAAAGGGTATACGAACTGCCGGACAAGCATGACGGCCGACGCATCCTCGTGGACAGGCTCTGGCCGCGCGGTTTGACAAAGGAAAAAGCAAGCATTGATCTGTGGCTCAAAGATATCGCTCCCAGTACGGAGCTGCGGAAATGGTTTGACCACGACCCGGGCAGGTGGGAAGCATTCAAGGAACGGTATCTAGATGAACTCAAGGGTAATCACGAGCAAATCCAGCGCTTAAAGCAGGAACTGGACAAGGGTATCGTGACGCTCGTCTATGCAGCAAAGGACGAAGAGCATAACCAGGCAATTGTGATCCAGGAAAACGATTGGCTTTTCCTTTAA